In Thermoplasmata archaeon, the sequence CAGGAGGCACGCTTTCGTCAGGGGGGCGCGGAGCGCTTCCCGGCTCCCTGGGATGACGCGGGTGATCGGGGCTCGGTGGTACACGGAGAACCGGCTCTCCAGCCTCGACCGGATGTTGGCGGAGAATGCGGCGTCCGGATTCAGGGAGTGCGCGAGCCGGTTCAAGGCCAACCGCCGGCTCAGCCTCCGCCGATCCTTCGGGCCCCCTACGGTGCTCTGGAGCTGCGGGTGAGCCTCGAAGTTGTAGTCGAAGAGCCGGAGCCAGCGCGGGTAGCCCAGGATTTCCCCCGCCGGAGACAGGAGGCACCAGTCGTCCGCCATGTAGTCGTACCCGTGGGAGACGAACTCCAGGGCGACGTTGGTCTTCCCGGTGTGCGCCCAGGCCGGAAAGAAGTATCCCAGACCGGCCCGGGACACCGCGGAGCTATGGGCGAGGAACGCACCCTGGGATAGCACCTTGAAGAAGAGCAGGCCTTCCACCCAGCGGGCATACAGCTCCTCCGGGTTCAGGGAGGGCTCCGCGAGGATGTGTCCTTCCGAGAGGCGAATCCGTCCGGAGTCGGTGCCCACGACGATTGCATCCCGTCCGAACGAGTACAGGGTCGAGAGCATCCGCTCCTCCGTTTCGATCGGGCCTTCTTCGACCACGAGGTCCACGGGGCCGTCCGGGCTTGCGTTGGGGTCTACGAAGAACGGGATTTCCCCGTGCATGAGCCGGGCGAGACCCCCGGTGCGCGACGCGGACCGAGAAGAGGCCGTGGAACGAGAAGGTCGCGGTGCGCGTCTCGTCGAGGGTGGAGGGGGATTCCGCGGCCGCCAGGATGGACACCGGGCGTGGCATACTGGCGGTGGAATATGTGGATTACGTATCCCGCCAGCGGCCGGGTGTCGGTTGGGGTCGGACCGCCTCACACCAGTGACAACACCTGATCCCGGGCATCGTTCGTCCGGGACACCACGAGGCGGTAGGCGGCAACTTCCTCGGATATGGCTTCGAGGCTCGTGAATTTCGGCGGAAGGGCAAGGGGGCCCAGGTATGTGTGTCGCGGAAACTCATGAGTCATGTCTTGGACCTGAAGGAGTCGCCGGAACGCCTCGTCCGGTGTGAGGGGCGTGAGGGACGTGGCACCCCCGAGGGAGAGGAAGACCAAGGCCTGGGCATCTCCCGTGGTCCGGGACCGCCCCGGGTCCGGGCGCAGGAAGTGTTTGCCGTGGGCCGCCGGCAGGTCCCGCGAACCGGCGGCAGGCGGACCGGGCATGCGCAAGGCGGAAGGGAAGCCCAAGACCCTCTTTCCATCGAGGACGACGAAGTTGTCCGACACATAGTCGAGGCGGTCCAAGAGGCTGGCACAGAGCGTGGACTTGCCCCCTCCGTTGAGCCCGACCAGGACGAGCGCGCGTCCGCCTCGCGACACGGCGGACGCATGCAGGACCACCCCGCCCCGCCGCTCGAGCTTGAGGAGCACGGGCTCATGGACCGCGAGACGGAACAGGGCGTACTCGTCGTCCCACGACTCCGGCCTCCCGACAATTCGGCGGAGGCGGGAGCTACGATCCAGGATGTACGAGGCGCTCACGTGGGCATCGCGCCCATCCGTGTAGCGCACGTCGAGCTTCCCGGCCGCGTACCGCGCCGTTCCGCTCCCGACGAACTCATTCGTGCCAAGGCGTTCTTCCGCATCCTGTCGTTCGATTCGACCGGCGGGCGAGTCGAACCAGCCGCGAACCTGGAGACCCACGTCGACGGAGAGCGTCTCGGTCGTGTCCCCTTGTGGATGGAAGACTCCGAACATGAGGTCGCTGAGCGCAAGAAACTCAGACCAGTCCGCGTGAATCGAGACGTGGACGCCGTGCACCGAGTACGTCCGCGTCTCGCCGAGCGAACTCGATTTGTGGGACGCGGGTGCCTCGGACATGAACACGCCTGGGTGGCGGAAGGGACTCAGGGCCGTCGACGGCGCGGCCCGAGGGGAGGGCCATGGAGCCGCTTGTAGATAGCTCATTCCGTGAGCACCGCGGCCATCCAACTCCTTGGGCACAGAATCGGCGCAACGGTCGATCACGGGACTCGCCCGCTGCGGGTGCGTTTTCCTGGAGTCGTCCGGAGCCGATTCAGCGTTCGCCCGCGAGCTCCTCGTACTCACGATCGAAGAAGAGAGCGAGCTTCCTCCAGTCCCGGTGCTCGCGCACAAAGGCCTGTCCACGCTGCCCGAGCTCCGGGTGGTCCAAGGCCCTGAGGACCTGCCGCTCCAAGTCGTCCGGGGACGCGGGGTCATAGAGAAAACCGCCCTGGGAATCGCCGATGATCTCGCGGGGTCCGTAGAGGTCCGGGCCCACGACCGCCTTCCCGCACGCCATCGCCTCCGGGAGCGTGGTCGACGCCGACTCGTAACGGCTCGTACTCACGTGGATCGAGCATCCGTGGAAGGCAGAAACGACGAGGGGTCGCGGCACGGAATCGAGGTAATGAAGATTCTTGGGCCAGAGGCCCTTCACCTCCCGCTCGGCCTCGGATCGCGGGCGGTCCGTGAGGACCACGAACGCCCGGTCCGGAATCCGCGCCGCGAGGTTCACGAAGGTGTCCAAACCTTTCTCGTGCACGAGCCTCCCCACCCACAGAACGAACCCAGGCGGGAGACCACTCTTCCGAAGGAACCCATCCGCATTGGAGCGGGCGAACTCGCCGAGATCGATCCCGGGCGGCGTGACGGCCGGTGAGACGCCGGTCCGCTCGAACACGTAATCTCGGAGCCACCGCGCAACGACGGTCGCGCGCGGAGCCGCCTGGACGACACGAAGCGCGGCTTCGTTGTAGTCGCGGAGCACGTGGATCATCGCCGGGTCATGGCCCCAATGCTCCTCGAAGCCGAGTCCATGGAGGGTGAAGATCCAGGGGAGCAAGGTTGGCCGCGAGCCGAGGACGTCCGCATACTCGATGGACCGATGGATGTGCGCCACCCGTTCGCGCCGTAGGATGCGCTCGAGGGCGGGATAGAGGAATGGGATTGCCCGATAACGGCGGCCCGCCGATTGCAGGCTCCGGATGATGATCTCCCTCTCGCCGGCCACGTGCATGCGATGGCGGGAGTGTTCGGCGATGGAGAGGAGGAAGCGGGCGCCGCCCCCGGGCCTGCTCGCTAGAGGGCCGATCCACACGCGCAGGCGCTCGGCGATTGGACCCTACCCCCTGTACCGCGCGGAAGAACGCGGCTCTACTAATAGCCACGCTTCCACAGCGAACACTGGACCTACCGCGAGCGAGTCCCGTGGGACCGAGGGAGACTCAGTCGTCAGGCTTGGCTCCGTCGACCCGTTGCCGGACGAAGTCCACCCAGCGCGTTCGAAACGCGTCCATGGAGTACTCATGGACAATGCGGCCGCGAAGGTCCATCCTCGGACCACGGTCCATCGCCTCGCGAGCGGCCTGCGCCAGTCCATCCGTCGCCACGGGCTCGACCACGTTGGCGAGGGGTTTCGCGGCTCGGTCGAAGGGGTACGCCGCGGCGCTCGTGACGACAGGGAGTTCGCACGCCAACGCTTCCAGGAGGGAGAGGTTGAACCCCTCGTACCGGGATGGGAGCAGGAAGACGTCCGCGGCCGTGTAGAAGAGCGGCATCCGGTCGTGGGGCACGTTCGTGTAGCATCTGAGGTTCTCGGGTCCTGGAGCCGATCCGGATACGGAAACGAAGAGGACGTCCTTCATGGCGCGGGCGAGCTCCTGGACTCGATCGAATCCTTTGGCGTACTCCGGGCGGCCCACGTAGAGGGCGATCCGGGCGTCGCGGGGGAGCGTGAGTTGCTCCCGGGCGTCGTCCCGGTCCCCTCGGTGGAACTGAGCGACGTCCACTCCGTTGGGCAGAACGGAGGACCGATGGCCGTACAGCGCGGAAACCTCCCGCCGGACGGACTCGCTCACGCAAACGACGGTCTTCCCTGCGCCCGCAAGCCGGTCGAAGAATCCACCTACGCGTTCTGTGGTGAACCGGTCGCTACGTCGCTGCAGCGCCTTCCGAGCGAATCCGGCGAGCGTGATGTGATAGATCTCGACCATGGGGCTGGGGACGGGAGCCAAGGCCAACGGCCACCCGCACAGCCCGTTGGAGATGACGAGCTCGTAGGGCTCCGTCCGCCAGGTATGCCGGAGTGTCCGCGCCGGCTCCGCGGCCCGAAGCGGCAGCTCGAGGCCGACGTGGGCCAACGCGGATTCGGTCCTCTCCGGAACCGCGGAAGGCGTGTAGATTCGCGCCCCACCCAGCGCCTCGGCGAGCTGTCCGCTGAATACCTCCACGCCCCCCGCGTGCCTCGAAGCAGGCTGAGGCGTGAGAATGGCCACGCGCGGAAGGCTCACGATGTCACCGCGCCCCGGACCGACCGTCGACCCCGCGTTCGTTGCGGAACGACAGCAGCCACTCCTGCGGTGGTCGTGTCCACCCCGAGTCTCCGTGGCAATACTCGAGACGGGGATCCGCGCTTCATCCGAGGCGCCCGGCCCTTCGCGTTCGGCCCCGCACGTTCCCGGAGCCCGAAACCCGCGAGCACGGCCGTCGCCCCTCGCCCCCTATGGGACGACGATCGCAAGGTGGACGCTCCGGTACGGCGCCGCAAGCTGGCCGGCACGGAAGAGGTCGAACGCCACCCACCAGGTTCCAACCGCAGGGATCGAGAACATATAGGACCGATTCCAGCTGCCTCCGTTCATGAGGGTGAAATTGAACCACGACCACGTGGTCTGGTTCACCACGACGGTCTCGTTGACTCCGGCGGTCGCGTTGTAGTGCTTCTGGACGCCAAGCAGGTCAACGCGAAGCGTGTAGCCCACGGAGGCTCCCTCGTGGTTCGACACCCCAACGACCGCGGTCGCCGGCTGCGACACGTTGAGAACCCACGGGTAGGCGGAGAAGTTGCCCGCAGGCCCGAGCAAGTAGAGTTCGGTGAAACTCGGAGTCGGGCGGGGCTGGGTCAGGGACACCGCGAGCAACGGGACCATGATCGCGAGGATGATGACCAGGAGGACGGTGAGCCCTTTCTCGAGGAGGCTGTACTCCTTCCAGCGAGCCGCGTGCCCATCGAGTGCGACTCCCATTCGTTCGGCGACCGGTACGGCCATGCGTCGGCCGTACGCGAGGAGGCCGAGCCCCACGGACAAGCCGAGGTCCGCGAGTGTGACGGACGTGAACGAGATCCCCCACGGGGTGAAGTTCAGGGCGAGCCCGAGGAAGGCGAGCAAGGCGAGGCTCAGTCCGACGCTCAGCCCGATTCGCAACGTCCAGTCCCCCTGGTCTGCCCGAGGGAGCAGAGCGGCCATGGCGAGGTACCCGGGGATCACGAACACCAAGGCGAGTCCCAACGGGTTCGGGCCGCCCGTAAGGAGGAGCCCGGCTGAGACGACGAGGGTGTACGCGAAGACCCCGTAGAGGTCTGCGGG encodes:
- a CDS encoding glycosyltransferase family 4 protein, producing the protein MAGEREIIIRSLQSAGRRYRAIPFLYPALERILRRERVAHIHRSIEYADVLGSRPTLLPWIFTLHGLGFEEHWGHDPAMIHVLRDYNEAALRVVQAAPRATVVARWLRDYVFERTGVSPAVTPPGIDLGEFARSNADGFLRKSGLPPGFVLWVGRLVHEKGLDTFVNLAARIPDRAFVVLTDRPRSEAEREVKGLWPKNLHYLDSVPRPLVVSAFHGCSIHVSTSRYESASTTLPEAMACGKAVVGPDLYGPREIIGDSQGGFLYDPASPDDLERQVLRALDHPELGQRGQAFVREHRDWRKLALFFDREYEELAGER
- a CDS encoding glycosyltransferase family 4 protein encodes the protein MEVFSGQLAEALGGARIYTPSAVPERTESALAHVGLELPLRAAEPARTLRHTWRTEPYELVISNGLCGWPLALAPVPSPMVEIYHITLAGFARKALQRRSDRFTTERVGGFFDRLAGAGKTVVCVSESVRREVSALYGHRSSVLPNGVDVAQFHRGDRDDAREQLTLPRDARIALYVGRPEYAKGFDRVQELARAMKDVLFVSVSGSAPGPENLRCYTNVPHDRMPLFYTAADVFLLPSRYEGFNLSLLEALACELPVVTSAAAYPFDRAAKPLANVVEPVATDGLAQAAREAMDRGPRMDLRGRIVHEYSMDAFRTRWVDFVRQRVDGAKPDD
- a CDS encoding DUF1616 domain-containing protein — protein: MRLQFQARPADLYGVFAYTLVVSAGLLLTGGPNPLGLALVFVIPGYLAMAALLPRADQGDWTLRIGLSVGLSLALLAFLGLALNFTPWGISFTSVTLADLGLSVGLGLLAYGRRMAVPVAERMGVALDGHAARWKEYSLLEKGLTVLLVIILAIMVPLLAVSLTQPRPTPSFTELYLLGPAGNFSAYPWVLNVSQPATAVVGVSNHEGASVGYTLRVDLLGVQKHYNATAGVNETVVVNQTTWSWFNFTLMNGGSWNRSYMFSIPAVGTWWVAFDLFRAGQLAAPYRSVHLAIVVP